The proteins below are encoded in one region of Pseudonocardia sp. DSM 110487:
- the recQ gene encoding DNA helicase RecQ, translated as MRRVFGYESFRGQQAEIIDHVCGGGDALVLMPTGGGKSLCYQIPALVRAGVGVVVSPLIALMQDQVDALRALGVRAGFLNSTQTFEERRDTERAFLSGELDLLYLAPERLRVPSTLSLLDRGRIALFAIDEAHCVAQWGHDFRPDYLALSELHERWPDVPRIALTATATEATHTEIAQRLDLRPSERARHFVASFDRPNIQYRIAPKDDPRRQLLDLIRTEHAGDAGIVYCLSRNSVERIAEFLTAQGLTAVPYHAGLDSGTRARNQSRFLREDGVIVVATIAFGMGIDKPDVRFVAHLDLPKSVEGYYQETGRAGRDGLPSTAWLAYGLADVVQQRKMIEESDGDRDHRRRLAQHLDAMLALCETVECRRSQLLAYFGQRGTPPCGNCDTCLVPPESWDGTVAAQKVLSTVFRLDRERRQKFGAGQIVDILLGRRTAKVEQFDHHSLTVFGVGTDLGEGEWRTVLRQLVARGLLAVEPRHQTFVLTEESRPVLRGEHQVMLRRDPPRQARRARPAKAAAPDLAPEAAPLFERLRTWRGATAKEQGVPAYVIFHDATLREIASRRPTSLAELGSVSGVGETKLARYGEQVLEALTG; from the coding sequence CTGCGCCGGGTCTTCGGCTACGAGTCGTTCCGCGGCCAGCAGGCCGAGATCATCGATCACGTCTGCGGCGGCGGCGACGCGCTGGTGCTGATGCCCACGGGCGGCGGCAAGTCGCTGTGCTACCAGATCCCCGCGTTGGTGCGCGCCGGTGTCGGGGTGGTGGTGTCCCCGCTCATCGCGCTGATGCAGGATCAGGTCGACGCGCTGCGGGCATTGGGCGTGCGTGCGGGGTTCCTCAACTCCACCCAGACCTTCGAGGAGCGCCGCGACACCGAGCGGGCGTTCCTGTCCGGCGAGCTGGACCTGCTCTACCTCGCCCCCGAACGGCTGCGGGTGCCGTCCACGCTGAGCCTGCTCGACCGCGGCCGGATCGCGCTGTTCGCGATCGACGAGGCCCACTGCGTCGCGCAGTGGGGCCACGACTTCCGGCCCGACTACCTGGCCCTGTCCGAGCTGCACGAGCGCTGGCCCGACGTGCCGCGGATCGCGCTCACGGCCACGGCCACGGAGGCCACCCACACCGAGATCGCACAGCGGCTGGACCTGCGTCCGAGTGAGCGGGCGCGGCATTTCGTCGCGAGCTTCGACCGGCCCAACATCCAGTACCGGATCGCGCCGAAGGACGACCCGCGCCGCCAGCTGCTCGACCTCATCCGCACCGAGCACGCCGGCGACGCGGGCATCGTCTACTGCCTCTCGCGCAACTCGGTGGAGCGCATCGCCGAGTTCCTGACCGCCCAGGGCCTCACCGCTGTGCCCTACCACGCCGGGCTCGACTCGGGCACGCGCGCGCGGAACCAGTCCCGGTTCCTGCGCGAGGACGGCGTGATCGTCGTCGCCACGATCGCGTTCGGCATGGGCATCGACAAGCCCGACGTGCGGTTCGTCGCCCACCTCGACCTGCCCAAGTCCGTCGAGGGCTATTACCAGGAGACAGGGCGCGCCGGCCGCGACGGGCTGCCGTCCACGGCGTGGCTCGCCTACGGGCTCGCCGACGTCGTGCAGCAGCGGAAGATGATCGAGGAGTCCGACGGCGACCGCGACCACCGGCGCCGCCTCGCGCAGCACCTCGACGCCATGCTCGCGCTCTGCGAGACCGTCGAGTGCCGCCGCTCGCAGCTGCTGGCCTACTTCGGGCAGCGCGGCACGCCCCCGTGCGGCAACTGCGACACCTGCCTGGTGCCGCCCGAGTCATGGGACGGCACGGTGGCGGCGCAGAAGGTGCTCTCCACCGTGTTCCGGCTGGACAGGGAGCGGCGCCAGAAGTTCGGCGCAGGACAGATCGTCGACATCCTGCTCGGGCGGCGCACGGCCAAGGTCGAGCAGTTCGACCACCACTCGCTCACCGTGTTCGGCGTGGGCACCGACCTCGGCGAGGGCGAGTGGCGCACGGTGCTGCGTCAGCTCGTGGCCCGTGGGCTGCTGGCCGTCGAACCGCGGCACCAGACGTTCGTGCTCACCGAGGAGAGCCGCCCGGTGCTGCGCGGCGAGCACCAGGTGATGCTGCGGCGCGACCCGCCACGCCAGGCCCGCCGGGCCCGCCCGGCCAAGGCCGCGGCGCCGGACCTCGCGCCCGAGGCCGCCCCGTTGTTCGAGCGCCTGCGGACGTGGCGCGGCGCCACCGCCAAGGAACAGGGCGTCCCGGCCTACGTGATCTTCCACGACGCCACGTTGCGCGAGATCGCCTCCCGGCGCCCCACCTCGCTCGCCGAGCTCGGCTCGGTCAGCGGCGTCGGCGAGACCAAGCTCGCCCGCTACGGCGAGCAGGTGCTCGAAGCTCTCACCGGCTGA
- a CDS encoding ATP/GTP-binding protein, with product MAPIPLKIVVAGGFGVGKTTLVQTVSEIGPLSTEEPLTVASVGVDDLRAVPDKTTTTVALDFGRISVGDSLVLYLFGTPGQDRFWFMWDELARGAVGAVVLVDVRRIADSFAAVDYFESRDVPFVVAMNAFPGADRYRPEAVHDALRLRTDVPVVPMDARVRGSCLTTIVRLVEHALDRSNVVQFPRSVPFSR from the coding sequence CTGGCACCGATCCCGCTGAAGATCGTCGTGGCCGGCGGGTTCGGGGTGGGCAAGACGACGCTCGTGCAGACGGTGTCGGAGATCGGGCCGCTGTCCACCGAGGAGCCCCTCACGGTCGCGTCGGTCGGCGTCGACGACCTCCGCGCGGTGCCGGACAAGACCACGACGACCGTGGCGTTGGACTTCGGCCGGATCAGCGTCGGCGACTCGCTCGTCCTCTACCTGTTCGGCACGCCGGGCCAGGATCGCTTCTGGTTCATGTGGGACGAGCTGGCGCGGGGCGCGGTCGGCGCTGTGGTGCTGGTCGACGTGCGGCGGATCGCGGACTCCTTCGCCGCCGTGGACTACTTCGAGAGCCGCGACGTCCCGTTCGTCGTGGCGATGAACGCGTTCCCCGGCGCCGACCGGTACCGCCCGGAGGCCGTGCACGACGCGCTGCGGCTGCGGACCGACGTGCCGGTCGTGCCGATGGACGCGCGGGTCCGCGGCTCGTGCCTCACCACGATCGTCCGGCTCGTCGAGCACGCGCTGGACCGTTCCAACGTGGTGCAGTTCCCGCGCTCGGTCCCGTTCAGCCGGTGA
- a CDS encoding DUF742 domain-containing protein yields the protein MSDAEPPRHQADSGPPRRLVPVYALTGGRTRSGGRELPMESLVTATERAGWGHHLENEYRTIVELARRPVSLVEIGAALAVPVTVARVLVGDLVDGGFLDVHAPPPAFAAGRPSSAVLTRLLEGLRAR from the coding sequence GTGAGCGACGCCGAGCCTCCACGGCACCAGGCCGACTCGGGTCCCCCGCGCCGGCTCGTCCCCGTCTACGCCCTGACCGGAGGACGTACCCGATCGGGCGGCCGGGAGCTGCCGATGGAGTCGCTCGTGACCGCGACGGAACGCGCCGGCTGGGGGCACCACCTCGAGAACGAGTACCGCACGATCGTCGAGCTGGCCCGGCGGCCGGTGTCACTCGTCGAGATCGGCGCGGCCCTCGCCGTGCCGGTGACGGTCGCCCGGGTGCTCGTGGGCGACCTCGTCGACGGCGGCTTCCTCGACGTGCACGCCCCGCCACCCGCGTTCGCGGCTGGACGCCCGAGCTCCGCCGTGCTGACCCGGCTCCTGGAGGGACTGCGTGCGCGCTGA
- a CDS encoding sensor histidine kinase KdpD, translating to MPHGYGLSSADWHRRHQLLLVVLAVHIPGLAAFGVFLRQPPDAVLLAVVVPGACLLFGWLLERHRRVASVAVTGGLVWSSAALVGLTGGTIEAHFHFFIIIGFIALYQDWVPFLFNVLFTVVSHGVGSVWQQTLIFNHTPAQSNPWLWSLIHGVAVLLACVGMALFWRVTEDTQREKDALAQQLADAEINRRQFASDLLVNLARRNQSMLYRQLEIINQLEESEQDPDALAELFKLDHLATRVQRNAESLLVLSGEQPARVWREPVALRDVVRAAIAETEDFGRVSVLIDDRMAIAGHSVTDVTHLVAELAENAVRFSPPDTLVRIRTRPDPQHPGGHLVVIEDWGVGIPADDLAAANAILSEVIDIDLSVAQRLGFHVVARLSARHGIRVSLSPTPGSGTTAVVALPAELFERRLNRATPVGAAVSAYDHAPSLADTAVLARPYVALPRDRRVGAHRLRLDGDDTSPDSVGAGTGDADMWDADTWGTDPWGADSRPADQRVPRDPAAAMPVVPNQRSGAVWFGDDAGQYVGLRRRTPQSHLVPELRAQGSIAAARPALPPAHVTGAAQALSRFHAGRRAATDRGDGAADARSEGAGAGAAWFEPPPSDAEPDRGAGR from the coding sequence GTGCCGCACGGCTATGGCCTGTCCAGTGCCGACTGGCACCGACGACACCAGCTCCTGTTGGTCGTGCTGGCTGTGCACATACCCGGGCTCGCCGCCTTCGGGGTGTTCCTGCGCCAGCCGCCGGATGCGGTGTTGCTCGCCGTGGTGGTCCCCGGCGCGTGCCTGCTGTTCGGCTGGCTGCTGGAGCGGCACCGGCGGGTGGCCTCGGTGGCGGTCACCGGCGGGCTCGTCTGGAGTTCGGCGGCGCTGGTCGGGCTGACCGGCGGCACGATCGAGGCCCACTTCCACTTCTTCATCATCATCGGCTTCATCGCTCTGTACCAGGACTGGGTGCCGTTCCTGTTCAACGTCCTCTTCACGGTGGTGAGCCACGGTGTGGGGTCGGTCTGGCAGCAGACGCTGATCTTCAACCACACGCCGGCGCAGTCGAACCCGTGGCTGTGGTCGCTGATCCACGGGGTCGCGGTGCTTCTCGCCTGCGTGGGGATGGCCCTGTTCTGGCGGGTCACGGAGGACACGCAGCGGGAGAAGGACGCTCTGGCGCAACAGCTCGCCGACGCCGAGATCAACCGGCGTCAGTTCGCCTCCGACCTGCTGGTGAACCTGGCCCGGCGCAACCAGAGCATGCTCTACCGGCAGCTCGAGATCATCAACCAGCTCGAGGAGTCCGAACAGGACCCTGACGCGCTCGCCGAGCTGTTCAAGCTCGACCACCTCGCCACGCGGGTGCAGCGCAACGCCGAGAGCCTGCTCGTGCTGTCCGGAGAGCAGCCTGCCCGAGTGTGGCGGGAGCCCGTCGCGCTGCGCGACGTGGTTCGCGCCGCCATCGCGGAGACCGAGGACTTCGGGCGCGTGTCGGTGCTCATCGACGACCGCATGGCCATCGCCGGTCACAGCGTCACCGACGTGACGCACCTGGTGGCCGAGCTCGCCGAGAACGCCGTGCGGTTCTCCCCGCCCGACACCCTCGTCCGGATCCGCACGCGGCCCGATCCCCAGCACCCCGGCGGCCATCTGGTCGTGATCGAGGACTGGGGTGTCGGTATCCCGGCGGACGACCTCGCGGCCGCCAACGCGATCCTCTCGGAGGTCATCGACATCGACCTCTCGGTGGCGCAGCGCCTCGGGTTCCACGTCGTCGCCCGGCTGAGCGCCCGTCACGGCATCCGGGTCTCGCTCTCCCCGACGCCCGGATCGGGCACGACAGCGGTCGTGGCACTCCCCGCCGAGCTGTTCGAACGACGCCTGAACCGCGCCACACCGGTGGGAGCAGCGGTGTCCGCGTACGACCACGCCCCGTCGCTCGCCGACACGGCTGTGCTGGCACGGCCGTACGTCGCATTGCCGCGGGATCGCAGAGTGGGTGCGCACCGGCTCCGGCTCGACGGCGACGACACCTCACCTGATTCCGTGGGCGCCGGTACTGGGGACGCCGACATGTGGGACGCCGACACGTGGGGCACCGATCCGTGGGGCGCCGACTCGCGGCCCGCTGACCAGCGGGTTCCGCGCGATCCAGCGGCCGCGATGCCAGTGGTGCCGAACCAGCGGTCGGGAGCCGTGTGGTTCGGCGACGACGCAGGGCAGTACGTCGGCCTCCGCCGCCGCACCCCGCAGTCGCATCTCGTGCCGGAGCTGCGGGCGCAGGGCTCGATCGCCGCCGCGCGCCCCGCGCTGCCACCCGCACATGTGACGGGCGCGGCGCAGGCGCTCTCGCGCTTCCACGCCGGCAGGCGCGCCGCCACCGACCGCGGCGACGGCGCCGCGGACGCACGCTCCGAAGGCGCGGGGGCGGGCGCCGCGTGGTTCGAGCCGCCGCCCTCCGATGCCGAACCCGACCGCGGAGCGGGGAGGTGA
- a CDS encoding FAD-dependent oxidoreductase, with amino-acid sequence MPDVLPGRARIVIIGGGVGGASVAYHLAERGERDVLLLERSELTSGSTFHSAGLVGQLRSDPALTRMNVYSAELYRKLEAAGGEHTPGWVESGSLRLASSPERLEEIRRQAGWAARSGLPLELISAEAAKDLFPLMSTDGVLGAAYTPTDGHVDPSRLCYALAALARANGVTIAQRTRVIEINTAKGQVSRVRTDRGDVECEIVVDCGGMFAAEIGRLAGVRIPVVPMSHQYVVTAPLPAGSMPTDRPLPSLRDPDLLVYYRQEVDGLVMGGYERQSAPWTATTSSYDAVPADFNGKLLPPDWDRFSEIIDNAQVRVPALADTGIVTMINGPEAFTPDNEFCLGETEVAGFFVAAGFCAHGIAGAGGIGRVMADWILDGDPGMDLWHMDVRRFGRHYRAPGYTLARTVENYESYYDIRYPAAERSAGRPLRTSPAYSWHAEHGAVFGEKAGWERVNHYSDAGSEQLRPRGWAGRHWSPCVEPEHRAVREAAGLFDESSFAKISISGPDAAAFCAHVFAGRVDRAPGAVVYTQALNDRGGIEMDVTLTRLAEDEFLVVTGTAFGTHDLGWLRRHARLTDASVRLADVTGAEACFGLWGPEARDLLAPLTPVSLANSDFPFGTMRETTVGDIPVRAVRVTFVGELGWELYCSTEYGDALWRTLAGTGVRPCGYRAIESLRLEKGYRVWGTDITPETTPDEAGVAFAVRREGEFVGRAALLAARERGPARTLRCLVLDEPRAVALGGEPVRLAGEVVGQVTSGGYGYTVARSIANAYLPAGTTEGTEVFVQVDGTWERAAVAPSPLYDPKGERFRA; translated from the coding sequence ATGCCAGACGTGTTGCCCGGCCGTGCCCGCATCGTGATCATCGGTGGAGGAGTGGGCGGCGCCAGTGTGGCCTACCACCTCGCGGAGCGCGGCGAGCGGGATGTCCTGTTGCTCGAGCGCTCCGAGCTGACCAGCGGGTCGACGTTCCACTCGGCCGGACTGGTCGGGCAGCTGCGCTCGGATCCCGCCCTGACTAGGATGAACGTCTACTCCGCCGAGCTGTACCGCAAGCTCGAGGCAGCCGGTGGCGAGCACACGCCCGGGTGGGTCGAGTCGGGGTCGCTTCGGCTCGCGTCCTCGCCCGAGCGCCTCGAGGAGATCCGCCGCCAGGCGGGGTGGGCGGCCCGGTCCGGCCTGCCCCTCGAGTTGATCTCCGCCGAGGCGGCGAAGGATCTGTTTCCGCTGATGAGCACGGATGGCGTGCTCGGCGCGGCGTACACGCCGACCGACGGTCACGTGGACCCGTCGCGGCTGTGCTACGCCCTCGCGGCCCTGGCCAGGGCGAACGGGGTCACGATCGCACAACGAACCCGTGTCATCGAGATCAACACCGCCAAAGGGCAGGTCAGCCGCGTCCGAACGGACCGGGGCGACGTCGAATGTGAGATCGTCGTCGACTGCGGGGGGATGTTCGCGGCCGAGATCGGGCGGCTGGCGGGCGTCCGGATCCCGGTTGTGCCGATGTCGCACCAGTACGTCGTCACGGCGCCCCTGCCGGCGGGCTCGATGCCCACCGACCGGCCGCTGCCGTCGTTGCGCGACCCCGACCTGCTCGTCTACTACCGCCAGGAGGTCGACGGCCTCGTGATGGGCGGATACGAGCGGCAGTCCGCCCCGTGGACCGCGACCACGAGCTCCTACGACGCCGTGCCGGCCGACTTCAACGGCAAGCTGCTCCCTCCGGACTGGGACCGCTTCTCCGAGATCATCGACAACGCGCAGGTCCGCGTGCCGGCGCTGGCCGACACCGGCATCGTCACGATGATCAACGGGCCGGAGGCGTTCACCCCGGACAACGAGTTCTGCCTCGGCGAGACCGAGGTCGCGGGCTTCTTCGTCGCCGCTGGGTTCTGCGCCCACGGCATCGCGGGTGCAGGGGGGATCGGGCGGGTGATGGCCGACTGGATCCTCGACGGCGACCCGGGCATGGACCTCTGGCACATGGACGTGCGCCGCTTCGGCCGCCATTACCGTGCGCCTGGCTACACCCTCGCGCGCACGGTCGAGAACTACGAGAGCTACTACGACATCCGCTACCCGGCGGCGGAGCGCTCGGCGGGTCGCCCGCTGCGCACGTCCCCCGCCTACTCGTGGCACGCCGAGCACGGCGCCGTGTTCGGCGAGAAGGCCGGGTGGGAGCGGGTGAACCACTACTCGGACGCAGGATCCGAGCAGCTGCGTCCGCGGGGCTGGGCGGGCCGGCACTGGTCGCCCTGCGTGGAGCCCGAGCACCGCGCCGTGCGCGAGGCGGCGGGCCTGTTCGACGAGAGCTCCTTCGCGAAGATCTCGATCAGCGGCCCGGACGCGGCCGCGTTCTGCGCGCACGTCTTCGCCGGGCGCGTGGACCGGGCCCCGGGTGCCGTGGTCTACACGCAGGCGCTCAACGACCGCGGCGGTATCGAGATGGACGTCACGCTCACCCGCCTGGCCGAGGACGAGTTCCTCGTGGTCACCGGCACGGCGTTCGGCACGCACGACCTCGGCTGGCTGCGCCGCCATGCCCGGCTGACCGACGCGTCGGTACGGCTGGCCGACGTCACTGGCGCCGAGGCGTGCTTCGGGCTGTGGGGGCCGGAGGCCAGGGACCTGCTCGCCCCGCTCACCCCCGTGTCGCTCGCGAACAGCGACTTCCCCTTCGGCACGATGCGCGAGACGACGGTGGGGGACATCCCGGTACGGGCGGTGCGTGTGACGTTCGTGGGGGAGCTGGGCTGGGAGCTGTACTGCTCGACCGAGTACGGCGACGCCCTGTGGCGCACGCTCGCCGGGACCGGGGTCCGGCCGTGCGGCTACCGGGCGATCGAGAGCCTGCGGCTGGAGAAGGGCTACCGGGTGTGGGGCACCGACATCACCCCCGAGACCACGCCTGACGAGGCCGGCGTTGCCTTCGCCGTTCGCAGGGAGGGGGAGTTCGTCGGGCGCGCTGCGCTGCTCGCGGCCCGCGAGCGGGGGCCGGCCCGCACCCTGCGCTGCCTCGTGCTCGACGAGCCGCGCGCCGTGGCGCTCGGCGGGGAACCGGTCCGGCTCGCCGGTGAGGTGGTGGGCCAGGTGACCTCCGGCGGCTACGGGTACACGGTGGCCCGCTCCATCGCCAACGCCTACCTCCCGGCGGGCACCACGGAGGGAACGGAGGTCTTCGTACAGGTCGACGGCACGTGGGAGCGCGCCGCGGTGGCCCCGAGCCCGCTGTACGACCCGAAGGGCGAACGCTTCCGCGCCTGA
- a CDS encoding choline kinase family protein: MELTTTVLDPDLDALLDTIPCTARHPRTVVDLPGGLTNRNLKVTNADGTCVVRIPAGGKSLLGIERDIEHANSVAAAEAGVGAPVLHYRPGEGIVVGFLPGRALGDADLHRPDVLHRVAAACRRLHAGPRFVNDFDMFEVQARYRKIVAEHGFRLPERYDEFAPTVARIREALGPRTDTVPCNNDLLAENLLDDGERVRIIDYEYSGNNDPCFELGNIWSEATLPLPLLDELVTAYYGRRRPRQVARARLFALMSQYGWTLWAAIQHGSSPLDFDFWSWGMEKYDRAVAAFDGPDLEQLLVAASQPE, encoded by the coding sequence GTGGAGTTGACCACGACCGTGCTCGATCCCGACCTGGACGCGCTGCTCGACACGATTCCGTGCACCGCGCGACACCCGCGCACCGTCGTGGATCTCCCTGGTGGGCTCACCAACCGCAACCTCAAGGTGACCAACGCCGACGGCACGTGTGTCGTGCGCATCCCGGCCGGAGGGAAGAGCCTGCTCGGGATCGAGCGTGACATCGAACACGCCAACTCGGTGGCCGCCGCCGAGGCCGGCGTCGGCGCGCCGGTCCTGCACTACCGCCCCGGTGAGGGCATCGTGGTCGGTTTCCTGCCCGGCCGCGCGCTCGGCGACGCCGACCTGCACCGCCCCGATGTCCTGCACCGGGTCGCCGCCGCGTGCCGTCGGCTGCACGCCGGTCCGCGCTTCGTCAACGACTTCGACATGTTCGAGGTGCAGGCCCGCTACCGGAAGATCGTCGCCGAACACGGCTTCCGGCTGCCGGAGCGCTACGACGAGTTCGCGCCCACCGTGGCCCGCATCCGCGAGGCGCTCGGCCCCCGGACCGACACGGTGCCCTGCAACAACGACCTGCTCGCCGAGAACCTCCTCGACGACGGGGAGCGCGTCCGGATCATCGACTACGAGTACTCGGGCAACAACGACCCGTGTTTCGAGCTGGGCAACATCTGGAGCGAGGCGACGCTGCCGCTCCCCCTGCTCGACGAGCTCGTCACGGCCTACTACGGGCGGCGCCGCCCACGTCAGGTCGCGCGGGCGCGCCTGTTCGCCCTGATGTCGCAGTACGGCTGGACACTCTGGGCGGCCATCCAGCACGGCTCCAGCCCTCTGGACTTCGATTTCTGGTCCTGGGGCATGGAGAAGTACGACCGCGCCGTCGCGGCGTTCGACGGACCCGACCTCGAGCAGCTGCTCGTGGCGGCTTCCCAACCGGAATGA
- a CDS encoding amino acid permease, which produces MAATEGAQRTEDEAILHRLGYAQVLYREMGGFSNFAISFTIISILAGCLTSYYLAFNNGGPIAITWGWLLVGAFCVLVSMSMGEIASSMPTAGALYFWASKLGGPAWGWFTGWFNLIGQIAVTAAIQYGSALFATALLNLWFPDAIGTDTGTVFITLTVIVALQLGLNLLNVNVLALLNTVSAWWHMVGVVVIVGILIVIPENHQSAGFVFGEVINNSGFSDTGIIFVFGLGLLMAQYTITGYDASAHMSEETRQASRASALGMVMSVVVSVVFGFILLVAVTFAVPDVQGTLDAAGNAVIYIWTESLGETWAEFLLLIAVVAQLFCGTASVTSASRMMFAFSRDRAVPFSTLWRKVATNRVPVNAVTAISVLAWALMIPTLANGVVGYAVGTSIAVIGLYIAFALPIILRIKAGDSFEHGAWSLGNHYKWIAPVSVAWIAIICILFLMPLSPKGIPGAEDFTWESVNYAPITVLGALVLFGGWYLLSARNWFTGPVREAGSEEELQNIEKQLDAEAHRHTGPGAATAAAGAAATTTAVAVAEKADESDTDSDEAPEKETGTDAEAKADEIDAAGEATSDDESAPEQQPEPAEAPVADTAESETADTETAEEASEEPESADAAAAEAPTGETAAEETATEEAATEADSGEEAAEEPKADDETTAETTAEAEAEVKAEANGKAGTDAADTEAEGAAADGKAATNGKADTEAEIK; this is translated from the coding sequence GTGGCCGCCACCGAGGGTGCCCAGCGCACCGAGGACGAGGCGATCCTCCATCGCCTCGGCTACGCCCAAGTGCTGTACCGGGAGATGGGCGGGTTCTCGAACTTCGCCATCTCCTTCACGATCATCTCGATCCTGGCCGGCTGTCTGACCTCGTACTACCTCGCGTTCAACAACGGCGGCCCGATCGCCATCACCTGGGGCTGGCTCCTCGTCGGGGCCTTCTGCGTGCTCGTGTCCATGTCGATGGGCGAGATCGCCTCCTCGATGCCCACCGCGGGTGCGCTGTACTTCTGGGCTTCCAAGCTCGGTGGGCCGGCGTGGGGCTGGTTCACCGGCTGGTTCAACCTGATCGGCCAGATCGCCGTCACCGCCGCCATCCAGTACGGCTCCGCCCTCTTCGCAACGGCGCTGCTCAACCTCTGGTTCCCGGACGCGATCGGCACCGACACAGGTACCGTCTTCATCACCCTGACGGTGATCGTCGCGCTTCAGCTCGGGCTGAACCTGCTCAACGTCAACGTCCTCGCCCTGCTGAACACGGTCTCCGCGTGGTGGCACATGGTTGGCGTCGTCGTGATCGTCGGCATCCTGATCGTCATCCCGGAGAACCACCAGTCGGCGGGCTTCGTGTTCGGCGAGGTGATCAACAACTCCGGGTTCTCCGACACGGGGATCATCTTCGTCTTCGGCCTCGGGCTGCTGATGGCGCAATACACGATCACCGGCTACGACGCCTCCGCGCACATGAGCGAGGAGACGCGGCAGGCGTCGCGCGCCTCCGCGCTCGGCATGGTGATGTCCGTCGTCGTGTCCGTGGTGTTCGGCTTCATCCTGCTCGTCGCGGTGACCTTCGCGGTGCCCGACGTTCAGGGCACCCTCGACGCCGCGGGCAACGCCGTGATCTACATCTGGACGGAGTCCCTCGGCGAGACGTGGGCGGAGTTCCTGCTCCTCATCGCCGTGGTCGCGCAGCTGTTCTGCGGGACCGCGTCGGTGACGTCGGCCTCGCGGATGATGTTCGCGTTCTCCCGCGACCGGGCGGTGCCGTTCTCCACACTGTGGCGCAAGGTCGCGACCAACCGCGTGCCGGTCAACGCCGTCACCGCGATCTCCGTGCTCGCATGGGCCCTGATGATCCCCACGCTGGCCAACGGCGTGGTCGGCTACGCGGTCGGTACCTCGATCGCCGTGATCGGCCTCTACATCGCATTCGCCCTGCCGATCATCCTGCGGATCAAGGCGGGCGACTCGTTCGAGCACGGCGCCTGGAGCCTCGGCAACCACTACAAGTGGATCGCCCCCGTCTCCGTGGCGTGGATCGCGATCATCTGCATCCTGTTCCTGATGCCGCTCTCGCCCAAGGGCATTCCGGGCGCGGAGGACTTCACATGGGAGTCGGTGAACTACGCCCCGATCACCGTGTTGGGCGCGCTCGTCCTGTTCGGCGGGTGGTACCTGCTCTCGGCCCGGAACTGGTTCACCGGCCCGGTCCGCGAGGCCGGAAGCGAGGAGGAGCTGCAGAACATCGAGAAGCAGCTCGACGCCGAGGCACACCGCCACACCGGCCCCGGTGCCGCCACGGCGGCCGCCGGCGCGGCGGCCACGACCACCGCGGTCGCGGTTGCCGAGAAGGCCGACGAGTCGGACACGGACTCGGACGAGGCCCCCGAGAAGGAGACGGGGACGGACGCCGAGGCGAAGGCCGACGAGATCGACGCGGCGGGCGAGGCCACGAGCGACGACGAATCTGCCCCCGAGCAGCAGCCGGAACCGGCCGAAGCCCCGGTCGCTGACACGGCCGAATCCGAGACGGCCGACACCGAGACCGCCGAGGAGGCCTCGGAGGAGCCGGAGAGCGCGGACGCAGCGGCCGCCGAGGCCCCCACCGGAGAAACCGCCGCCGAAGAGACAGCGACCGAAGAGGCGGCAACCGAGGCCGACAGCGGCGAGGAGGCCGCCGAGGAGCCGAAGGCCGACGACGAGACCACCGCCGAGACCACGGCGGAGGCGGAGGCAGAGGTGAAGGCCGAGGCCAACGGCAAGGCCGGCACCGACGCTGCCGACACCGAGGCCGAGGGCGCAGCTGCGGATGGCAAGGCTGCCACCAACGGCAAGGCCGACACCGAGGCCGAGATCAAGTAA